A single Candidatus Kaelpia imicola DNA region contains:
- a CDS encoding filamentous hemagglutinin N-terminal domain-containing protein has protein sequence MYVFKAVVSFFNKITKDTQEVSLWRRDMVPQNIIRVLLAGVFFFYSTVCYALPEGYQVQAGTAEFNQPDSNTLNIDTSDRVIINYNSFSIANPEAVNFNQPGGDSVALNRVTGGSISEILGTLTANGKIFLVNPNGVLFGPNSSV, from the coding sequence ATGTATGTTTTCAAGGCGGTTGTGTCGTTTTTTAATAAAATAACTAAAGATACTCAAGAAGTATCTTTATGGAGGCGGGATATGGTTCCCCAAAATATTATTAGAGTTTTGTTGGCAGGAGTATTCTTTTTTTATTCAACCGTTTGCTATGCATTACCTGAGGGTTATCAAGTTCAGGCAGGAACTGCTGAGTTTAATCAACCTGATTCAAATACCTTAAATATCGATACATCAGATAGAGTAATCATAAATTATAATAGTTTTTCAATTGCTAACCCTGAGGCGGTTAATTTTAATCAGCCTGGAGGAGATTCGGTTGCTTTAAATAGGGTAACCGGAGGTAGTATATCTGAGATATTGGGAACACTGACCGCAAACGGAAAGATATTCCTGGTTAATCCAAACGGTGTTTTATTTGGACCCAACTCTTCTGT